The sequence ATGTGTATTATGAAATCATTATGCCAACTGAATGATGTAGCTGCGATACAATGACACTATTGGGACTGTCAAGGTGGATGGGAAGAAGTACAAACTGAAGCAATTGCATTGGCACTCTCCCTCAGAACATACCATCAATGGCCAAAGGTTCACATGTACACTTTTGAGATTTGGGAAGGATTCAATTTCCCTTGTACTAACTATGTGCACCACTCTCTTACCCTGGTAGATTTGCGGTAGAGCTCCACATGGTTCACACCACCGATGATGGTGACATTACTGTTGTGTCAATCCTTTATCGTTACGGAAAACCAGATCCTTTCCTTCACCAGGTAAATCATTGTGATAAGAAAAAGGGAATTTGTTGCTACTATATGTACTATCACTATCGCACTGTAGAACACTACACGGTGTATATCAACGAGATATGAAATGGTCAGTAGATGTTAGTTAGTCAATTGAGTAGTTTATATACGTTTAATACAAAGCTCTGTTTTATATGAATAGTCGGGAGACATTGACCTGTTTCAAGAACTGAATAACACGATCACAACTTGTAATTTGATTTCTAATCAATATGTATTGGACTTATATGTTGAACCAGATGACTAGGACACGCCTAATGACGTCAATTGCTTGGTCTACATGCATTTCTGTTTGACTATTTGCTTTGTATTTTACTCATAGATAAAGGATAAGTTGGTTGAATTGTCTGCGGAGGGCTGCAAAGCTGAGAAAGGTGATCCTCTCCCCATTGGGATGGTGAATATGAGGGAACTAATGCAGGGTGCACATAGGTATTTCAGATATGTTGGATCTCTCACCGCACCACCATGCACAGAGAATGTGATCTGGAACATTCTTGGCGAGGTATTCCATCTGCTCAAATGTCGAAAATAGTGTGGAAACTTTAACTTCACATGATGTTTATGCAATGGGAGTTACTAATCTATATATACTTTGAGATGTGTCGCAGATAAAAGAAATGACAAAAGAGCAGGCTGCTACTTTGATGGCTCCTCTGAAGGGGAGTTACAAGAACAACTACAGGCCGCTACAATCACTGAATGGCCGCACCGTACAGGTCTATGATAGGTCGCGCAATGTTCAAAATATCCTTTAGCCAACTGAAGTTCGATCCATGGTGAACTATTTTGCTTGGTGCCAATCCAGAACAATGAAAGAAGCGTAAGGTGACATGATAGATTGCAATAAAATGTAGCTCGTGGCATTGGTACTTGTGTGTGCAAGAACATAAATTATAATCATGGCCATTATCATGTATTCTTGTGTAACCATTGGGTTGTTGTTTGGATATTAATACCAATTAGTGAAATGTCAAATAAGGAAATTTTCTAAAGTAAAATAACAATGAAACTTTGTTGTCTGAATGGTGTTAGAAATGTTCTGTTGTCCATTTTGTTGATAAATCTGAAAGAACACCATGATgtgaaattgaaggaaatatgccctagaggcaataataaagttattatttatttccttataatcatgataaatgtttattattcatgctagaattgtatttaccggaaacataatacatgtgtgaatacatagacaaacaaagtgtcactagtatgcctctacttgactagctcgttaatcaaagatggttatgtttcctaaccatgaacaatgagttgttatttgattaacgaggtcacatcattagtagaatgatctgattgacatgacccattccattagcttagcacccgatcgtttagtatgttgctattgctttcttcatgacttatacatgttcctatgactatgagattatgcaactcccgtttaccggaggaacactttgggtactaccaaacgtcacaacgtaactgggtgattataaaggagtactacaggtgtctccaatggtcgatgttgggttggcgtatttcgagattaggatttgtcactccgattgtcggagaggtatctctgggccctctcggtaatacacatcacataagccttgcaagcattacaactaatatgttagttgtgagatgatgtattacggaacgagtaaagagacttgccagtaacgagattgaactaggtattggataccgacgatcgaatctcgggcaagtaacataccgatgacaaagggaacaacgtatgttgttatgcggtctgaccgataaagatcttcgtagaatatgtaggagccaatatgggcatccaggtcacgctattggttattgaccggagacgtgtctcggtcatgtctacattgttcttgaacccgtagggtccgcacgcttaaggttacgatgacagttatattatgagtttatgcattttgatgtaccgaaggttgttcggagtcccggatgtgatcacggacatgacgaggagtctcgaaatggtcgagacgtaaagattgatatattggaagcctatatttggatatcggaagtgttccgggtgaaatcgggattttaccggaataccgggagggttaccggaaccccccgggaaccatatgggccatcatgggccttagtggaaaggagaaaggggcagcccaagggggctgcgcgcctccccccttcccctagtcctattaggactaggagaggtggccggccacccctctccctctttccccttgggaatcctagttggaataggattgggggggagtcctactcccggtaggagtaggactcctcctgcgcctctccctcttggccggcgccccctccccccttggctcctttatatacggaggcaggggcacctctaaacacacaagttgacacaagttgatccacgtgatcgattccttagccgtgtgcggtgccccctgccaccatattcctcgataatactgtagcggagtttaggcgaagccctgctgctgtagtttaggcgaaactcttccccgacactttgctggatcggagtccggggatcgtcatcgagctgaacgtgtgctcgaactcggaggtgccgtagtttcggtgcttgatcggttggatcgagaagacgtacgactacttcctctacgtcgtgtcatcgcttccgcagtcggtctgcgttgggtacgtagacaatactctcccctcgttgctatgcatcacatgatcttgcgtgtgcgtaggaaaatttttgaaattactacgaaacccaacagtggcatccgagcctaggtttttgatgttgatgttatatgcacgagtagaacacaagtgagttgtggacgatacaagtcatattgcctaccagcatgtcatattttggttcggcggtattgttggacgagacgacccagaccaaccttacgcgtacgcttacgcgagaccggttccctcgacgtgctttgcacagagatggcttgcgggcgactgtctctccaactttagttgaaccaagtatggctacgcccggtccttgcgaaggttaaaacggagtctatttgacaaactatcgttgtggttttgatgcgtaggtgagattggttcttacttaagcccgtagcagccacgtaaaacaagcaacaacaaagtagaggacgtctaacttgtttttgcagggcatgttgtgatgtgatatggtcaaagcatgatgctgaattttattgtatgagatgatcatgttttgtaaccgagttatcggcaactggcaggagccatatggttgtcgctttattgtatgcaatgcaatcgtgatgtaatgctttactttattactaaacggtagtgatagtcgtggaagcataagattggcgagacgacaacgatgctatgatggagatcaaggtgtcgcgccggtgacgatggtgatcatgaaggtgcttcggagatggagatcacaagcacaagatgatgatgaccatatcatatcacttatattgattgcatgtgatgtttatctttttatgcatcttatcttgctttgattgacggtagcattataagatgatctctcactaaattatcaagaagtgttctccctgagtatgcaccgttgccaaagttcgtcgtgcccagacaccatgtgatgatcgggtgtgataagctctacgtccatctacaacgggtgcaagccagttttgcacacgcagaatactcaggttaaacttgacgagcctagcatatgcagatatggcctcggaacacggagaccgaaaggtcgagcgtgaatcatatagtagatatgatcagcataacgatgttcaccattgaaaactactccatctcacgtgatgatcggtcatggtttagttgatttggatcacgtaatcacttagaggattagagggatgtctatctaagtgggagttcttaaataatatgattaattgaacttaaatttatcatgaacttagtacctgatagtatcttgcttgtttatgttgattgtagatagatggctcgtgctattgttccgttgaattttaatgcgttccttgagaaagcaaagttgaaagatgatggtagcaattacacggactgggtccgtaacttgaggattatcctcattgctgcacagaaaaattacgtcctggaagcaccgctgggtgccaggcctgctgctggagcaacaccagatgttatgaacgtctggcagagcaaagctgatgactactcgatagttcagtgtgccatgctttacggcatagaatcgggacttcaacaacgttttgaacgtcatggagcatatgagatgttccaggagttgaagttaatatttcaagcaaatgcccgaattgagagatatgaagtctccaataagttctatagctgcaagatggaggagaacagttctgtcagtgagcatatactcaaaatgtctgggtataataatcacttgattcaattgggagttaatcttccggatgattgcgtcattgacagaattctccaatcactgccaccaagctacaagagcttcgtgatgaactataatatgcaagggatgaacaagactattcccgagctcttcgcaatgctgaaagctgcggaggtagaaatcaagaaggagcatcaagtgttgatggttaataagaccactagtttcaagaaaaagggcaaagggaagaaaaaggggaacttcaagaagaacggcaagcaagttgctgctcaagagaagaaacccaagtctggacctaagccggaaactgagtgcttctactgcaagcagactggtcactggaagcggaactgccccaagtatttggcggataagaaggatggcaaggtgaacaaaggtatatgtgatatacatgttattgatgtgtaccttactagagctcgcagtagcacctgggtatttgatactggttctgttgctaatatttgcaactcgaaacagggactacggaataagcgggcactggcaaaggacgaggtgacgatgcgcgtgggaaacggttccaaagtcgatgtgatcgcagtcggcacgctacctctacatctaccttcgggattaatattagacctaaataattgttatttggtgccagcgttgagcatgaacattatatctggatcttgtttaatgcgagacggttattcatttaaatcagagaataatggttgttctatttatatgagtaatatcttttatggtcatgcacccttgaagagtggtctattcttattgaatctcgatagtagtaatacacatattcataatattgaagccaaaagatgcagagttgataatgaaagtgcaacttatttgtggcactgtcgtttaggtcatatcggtataaagcgcatgaagaaactccatactaatggacttttggaaccacttgattatgaatcacttggtacttgcgaaccgtgcctcatgggcaagatgactaaaacaccattctccggtactatggagagagcaacagatttgttggaaatcatacataccgatgtatgtggcccaatgaatattgaggctcgtggcggatatcgttattttctcaccttcacagatgatttaagcagatatgggtatatctacttaatgaaacataagtctgaaacatttgaaaagttcaaagaatttcagagtgaagttgaaaatcatcgtaacaagaaaataaagtttctacgatctgatcgtggaggagaatatttgagttacgagtttggtatacatttgaaaaactgtggaatagtttcgcaactcacgccacccggaacaccacagcgtaatggtgtgtctgaacgtcgtaatcgtactttactagatatggtgcgatctatgatgtctcttactaatttaccgctatctttttggggatatgctttagagacggccgcattcacgttaaatagggcaccttcaaaatccgttgagacgacgccttatgaactgtggtttggcaagaaaccaaagttgtcgtttcttaaagtttggggctgcgatgcttatgtgaaaaagcttcaacctgataagctcgaacctaaatcggagaaatgtgtcttcataggatacccaaaggaaactgttgggtacaccttctatcacagatccgaaggcaagacattcgttgctaagaatggatcatttctagagaaggagtttctctcaaaagaagtgagtgggaggaaagtagaacttgacgaggtaactgtacccgctcccttactggaaagtagttcatcacagaaaactgtttcagtgacacctacactagttagtgaggaagccaatgataatgatcatgaaacttcagatcaagatactgctgaacctcgtagatcaaccagagtaagatccgcaccagagtggtacggtaatcctgttctggaggtcatgctactagatcatgatgaacctacgaactatgaagaagcgatggtgagcccagattccgcaaagtggcttgaagccatgaaatctgagatgggatccatgtatgagaacaaagtatggactttggttgacttgcccgatgatcggcaagcaattgagaataaatggatctttaagaagaagactgacgctgatggtaatgttactgtctacaaagctcgacttgtcgcaaaaggttttcggcaagttcaaggaattgactacgatgagaccttctcacccgtagcgatgcttaagtccgtccgaatcatgttagcaattgctgcattttatgattatgaaatttgacaaatggatgtcaaaactgcattcctgaatggatttctggaagaagagttgtatatgatgcaaccagaaggttttgtcgatccaaagggagctaacaaagtgtgcaagctccagcgatccatttatggactggtgcaagcctctcggagttggaataaacgttttgatagtgtgatcaaagcatttggttttatatagactttcggagaagcctgtatttacaagaaagtgagtgggagctctgtagcatttctgatattatatgtggatgacatattactcattggaaatgatatagaatttctggatagcataaagggatacttgaataaaagtttttcaatgaaagacctcggtgaagctgcttacatattaggcattaagatctatagagatagatcaaaacgcttaattggactttcacaaagcacataccttgacaaaattttgaagaagttcaaaatggatcaagcaaagaaagggttcttgcctgtgttacaaggtgtgaaattgagtaagactcaatgcccgaccactgcagaagatagagagaatatgaaagatgttccctatgcatcagccataggctctatcatgtatgcaatgctgtgtaccagacctgatgtgtgccttgctataagtttagcagggaggtaccaaagtaatccaggagtggatca comes from Triticum aestivum cultivar Chinese Spring chromosome 5B, IWGSC CS RefSeq v2.1, whole genome shotgun sequence and encodes:
- the LOC123116482 gene encoding alpha carbonic anhydrase 1, chloroplastic-like, whose amino-acid sequence is MVTSERSAILVALLCMCFVVTHACDGNGVRFGYSGRTGPEHWGSLSPNFTVCSNGIYQSPIDIVRDGAVHDPGMEPLERDYTSTNASMVDNVFNIALRYNDTIGTVKVDGKKYKLKQLHWHSPSEHTINGQRFAVELHMVHTTDDGDITVVSILYRYGKPDPFLHQIKDKLVELSAEGCKAEKGDPLPIGMVNMRELMQGAHRYFRYVGSLTAPPCTENVIWNILGEIKEMTKEQAATLMAPLKGSYKNNYRPLQSLNGRTVQVYDRSRNVQNIL